The Candidatus Zixiibacteriota bacterium genome has a segment encoding these proteins:
- a CDS encoding tyrosine recombinase, giving the protein MKEEIGLFLNHLALEQNLAEHTIVSYRHDLEQLAEFAQSLGIKSWREVNKTALIEYLALSGKLGLAPATMARRLSAVRGFFRFLVRERILAANPTQHLESPRLYRNLPVVLSLDEVESIMNAVDLESRFGLRDRAALEILYGSGLRISELINLTCNNLFLELEVAHLRVVGKGSKERLVPVGAEAVHWLRRYLEMERPLLANDQSQDYVILNRFGRQLSAMGMFNLVRKAVTRAGITKAVTPHTFRHSFASHLVDGGASLRAVQEMLGHADISTTQIYTQLNRSYLKSVH; this is encoded by the coding sequence ATGAAGGAAGAAATCGGGCTGTTCCTCAACCATCTCGCGCTCGAACAGAATCTCGCCGAGCATACGATCGTGTCGTATCGTCACGACTTGGAGCAACTGGCCGAGTTTGCTCAGAGTCTGGGGATCAAGTCGTGGCGCGAGGTCAACAAGACGGCGCTGATCGAGTACCTGGCTCTCTCCGGTAAGCTCGGTCTGGCGCCGGCCACGATGGCGCGCCGCTTGTCGGCCGTCCGCGGATTCTTCCGCTTCCTGGTGCGCGAAAGAATACTTGCGGCCAATCCCACGCAACACCTCGAATCGCCGCGTCTGTACCGCAACCTGCCGGTCGTACTCTCTCTTGACGAAGTCGAAAGCATCATGAACGCCGTCGATCTCGAATCACGCTTCGGCCTGCGCGATCGTGCCGCCCTGGAAATCCTCTACGGTTCCGGCTTGCGCATCTCAGAATTGATCAATCTGACCTGCAATAATCTCTTCCTCGAACTGGAGGTCGCCCACCTGCGCGTAGTCGGCAAGGGAAGTAAGGAGCGGCTGGTGCCGGTCGGCGCCGAGGCCGTCCACTGGCTGCGCCGGTATCTCGAAATGGAACGTCCGCTGCTGGCCAACGACCAGTCGCAGGATTATGTCATTCTCAATCGCTTCGGGCGCCAACTCTCGGCAATGGGGATGTTCAACCTGGTGCGCAAAGCGGTGACGCGCGCCGGGATCACCAAAGCGGTTACACCGCATACGTTTCGTCACAGCTTCGCCAGCCATCTGGTCGATGGCGGCGCCTCGCTCCGGGCGGTGCAGGAAATGCTCGGGCACGCCGATATATCTACTACACAGATTTACACCCAGTTGAATCGGTCTTACTTGAAGTCTGTGCAT